In the genome of Streptomyces fagopyri, the window GTAGGCGTCCGGCACGGTGGCCAGGACGGTGAATCCGAGAGAGGTCCACAGCGTGACGGCGGGGTTGGTCTCGACGACGGCGTTGAAGACCATGCCCCGGTAGCCGTCGGCCCTGGCGGCGGTGAGGACGTGCCCGGCGAGCGCGCGGCCGATGCCGCGTCCCGCGTGGTCGGGGTCGACCATGAATCCGGCGTTGGCGATACGGTCGGCGGGACCGCCGTAGTTCGGGGTGACGAAGGCCGAGCCGACGACCGTGCCCGCGTCCTCGGCGACGTACACGCGCTTTCCCGGCGCCATCCACAGGTCCCGGGCCGCGTCGGCCGGGGTGTCGGGGTCCCAGGTGTAGGTCTCGCCCGCGGCGACGATCCGGTGCCAGAAGGGCCAGATCCGCGGCCAGTCGTCGGCCGCGGCTTCTCTGATCAGCATGGACGTGAGTCTGGCACGCCCATGCCGTCAGCTGTCGCGAGGGGTTTCGCGCCGGGTCGGTCAGTCCACGCTGGGCAGGATGTGGGGCTCGGCGAGGTCGTCCTCGTAACCCGCGAGGCGGATCGGCGCGGACCTGGCCCACACGTCGAGGCTTCCCAGCTTCTTCTCGGGCCGGCGGCCCACACGCTCCGTGCGTTCCTTGGGGCGCTGATCGCTATTCGTCTTCTCCGGTGTCACCGCGCACTCCTTATGTGTCGGGTCACCCTCGGGACGTACAGGGGCCAGTCTGTTTCCGGCCGCCTGACGCCCGCTCGGGTCTGAGTCGAAGGCAGTTAGGGACGCGGTGGCGCCGGTAACTCGTGTGAGATCAGGCCGTGGTGACCGGCTGTCCCGGGACGGACCATGGGTGTGGGTGGGACCCCTTCAGGCTGTCCGTCGGTACAGGGTAACCAAATGAGCGGGTGCCCGCTCTATGGGGCTGGAAACAAGAGGTAACCGTCTCGCGTCGATCGGCGTTCCCCGAGCTCTGATCTGCGCCTATTTAGGGACGTATCCACCGTTCACGTCACCCGTTCGGCGTAGCAATCACACGCACCGCCACCCCGGAGCGAATCCGCAGCTTCAGCCCCACACCCCGCCGACCCCCGGAAATACTCCGCGATTCATACCCCCAGGGGGTACAGTCGCGCGGACACCCCCGGAAGCCGCCCACTGGGAGAGAGCCAAGCCGATGCACGCGATCCTGCACGCGCTGTCCATCGCCGGGTCGATGACCTGGGAGATCACCTGGGCACTGATCCTGGGATTCGCCCTGTCCGCCGTGGTCCAGGCGGTGGTGCGGCGCGCGACGGTCGCGCGGCTGCTCGGTGACGACCGGCCGCGGACGCTCGCACTGGCCGCCGGGCTCGGCGTGGCGTCCTCGTCCTGCTCGTACGCGGCCGTGGCGCTCGCCCGCTCACTGTTCCGCAAGGGCGCGAACTTCACCGCGGCGATGGCGTTCGAGATCGCCTCCACCAATCTCGTGGTCGAACTCGGCGTGATCCTCGCCCTGTTGATGGGCTGGCAGTTCACCGTCGCCGAGTTCGTCGGCGGGCCGGTCATGATCGTGGTGCTGGCCGTGCTCTTCCGGATCCTCCTGCGCGAGCGGCTGCTGAGCCAGGCCCGGGAGCAGGCCGAGCGGGGGCTCGCCGGATCGATGGAGGGTCACGCGGCGATGGACATGACGGCGCGGGGAGAGGGCTCGTTCGGACGCCGCCTGTTCTCGGGCTCCGGCTTCACTTCGGTCGCACATGTGTTCGTCATGGAGTGGGCGGCGATCCTGCGCGACCTGGTGGGCGGGCTGCTGATCGCGGGTGCCATCGCCGCCTGGGTGCCCGACTCCTTCTGGCGCTCCTTCTTCCTGGACGGTCATCCGCTCGCGGCCAAACTGGTCGGGCCCCTGATCGGGCCGGTCGTGGCGATCGCCTCCTTCGTGTGCTCGATCGGGAACGTGCCGCTGGCCGTCGTGCTGTGGAAGGGCGGCATCAGCTTCGGGGGCGTGGTCGCGTTCATCTTCGCCGACCTGCTGATCCTGCCGATCCTGAACATCTACCGGAAGTACTACGGCCCCCGGATGACGGCATTCCTGCTGGTCACCTTCTACGGGGCCATGGTGGTCGCCGGGTATGTCGTGGAGATCCTCTTCAGCGGTCTCGGGCTCGTCCCCGACCAGGCCGACGCCCGTATTCCCATGGAGGGCGTCTCCTGGGACTACACGACCTGGCTCAACATCGCCTTCCTGCTGCTCGCGGCGGCGCTGGTGTGGCGCTTCCTGCGCACCGGCGGCCCCACGATGCTGCGGGCGATGGGCGGGTCACCGGAGGCCGAGGAGCGGCCGGGCCACGGGGCCCATGACCACCCGCACGGCCACCGCTGAACACGGCGCGCAGTTCAGGTGCCGTTGGCCGGTTCGCAAGCCGGCCATGCTGTGCTGGCGCCCGGCAACGGCTTTTCTCGCGGAAGGACCGACGCATGGAGCTGCGCAGCGTCGAAGAGCTGATGGATCTGCTGCACGCCGGCCGGGGCACCCGGCACGCCGCGGACGGCGGCGGCGGACCGGTCGATGTGCACGACCACGCGCTGCAGACCGCCGCCCTGCTGCGCCGGAGCCATCCGGCCGACAAGGAACTTCAGGTGGCGGGCCTGGTCCACGGCATCGGCCGGCTGCTGCGCCCCGGCGACGCCACCGCGCACGCCCAGTTGCCGCCGCACCTGGTGGGGCCGCTGCTCGGCCACCGCGTCTCCCGTCTGGGACGCCTCCACTCCGCCGGCCGGCAGGACCCGTACGACGCCGACGACGCGCTGAGCCTGCGTCAGGCCTGCGACGCGGGCCGGGCGGCCGGACTCCACGCCGGGGTGCTGGAGGACTGGCGCACGGTGGTGGAACTGGTGGCGGCGCAGAACTCCCGGCTCGGGGCTGTCGACTGACGGTCCGTCATGAGACGGTACGCGGATGACGTCACCCAACGGGCTGCGGGGCAGGACCGCCATCGTCACCGGAGCCTCGCGCGGGATCGGGCTGGCCGTCGCCGAGGAGCTCTCCCGGGCGGGCGCACGGGTGTGTGTGACCGCGCGGGACGCGGCCTCGGTGGGCCGGGCGGCCGAGCGGCTCGGCGGGGTCGCGCTCGCGGGGTCGGTCGCCGATCCGGCGCATCTGCGAGCCGTGACCGAGCTGACGCTGCGCGAGTTCGGGCGCATCGACCTCGTGGTGAACAACGCGGCGACCAACCAGCCGTACGGCCCGCTCATGGACGTCGACCCGGACCGCTGGGGTGCGGCGTTCACCGTCAACGTCGAGGCCGCGCTGCGGTTGGCGCAGTACGCCTGGCACGGCTGGATGGGCGAGCACGGCGGCGCGATCGTGAACGTGTGCACGGAGGGCGCGGACCACGTGGGGCCGCACGTGGGCGCGTACGGCACCAGCAAGGCGGCCCTGCTGCACCTCACCCGGCAGCTCGCGGGCGAACTGGCCCCGAGGGTCCGGGTCAACTCCGTCTCCCCCGGACTGGTCCGCACCGAGATGGCCCGCTTCGTCTGGGAGGACGCCGAGGACGAACTCGGCGCCGGACTCCCGCTGGGCCGGATCGGCCGGCCCGAGGACGTCGCGCGAGCGGTGGTGTGGCTGGCCTCCGACGCCGCCGAGTGGATCACCGGCGCCGATCTGCTGGTCGACGGAGGGACCCGGGTGCGGGCCGCGCACGGGGCCGGCCACGCCCCGCACGACCGTCTGCGCGCCC includes:
- a CDS encoding permease yields the protein MHAILHALSIAGSMTWEITWALILGFALSAVVQAVVRRATVARLLGDDRPRTLALAAGLGVASSSCSYAAVALARSLFRKGANFTAAMAFEIASTNLVVELGVILALLMGWQFTVAEFVGGPVMIVVLAVLFRILLRERLLSQAREQAERGLAGSMEGHAAMDMTARGEGSFGRRLFSGSGFTSVAHVFVMEWAAILRDLVGGLLIAGAIAAWVPDSFWRSFFLDGHPLAAKLVGPLIGPVVAIASFVCSIGNVPLAVVLWKGGISFGGVVAFIFADLLILPILNIYRKYYGPRMTAFLLVTFYGAMVVAGYVVEILFSGLGLVPDQADARIPMEGVSWDYTTWLNIAFLLLAAALVWRFLRTGGPTMLRAMGGSPEAEERPGHGAHDHPHGHR
- a CDS encoding GNAT family N-acetyltransferase; its protein translation is MLIREAAADDWPRIWPFWHRIVAAGETYTWDPDTPADAARDLWMAPGKRVYVAEDAGTVVGSAFVTPNYGGPADRIANAGFMVDPDHAGRGIGRALAGHVLTAARADGYRGMVFNAVVETNPAVTLWTSLGFTVLATVPDAYEHPRHGRVGLHIMYRAL
- a CDS encoding SDR family oxidoreductase, which gives rise to MTSPNGLRGRTAIVTGASRGIGLAVAEELSRAGARVCVTARDAASVGRAAERLGGVALAGSVADPAHLRAVTELTLREFGRIDLVVNNAATNQPYGPLMDVDPDRWGAAFTVNVEAALRLAQYAWHGWMGEHGGAIVNVCTEGADHVGPHVGAYGTSKAALLHLTRQLAGELAPRVRVNSVSPGLVRTEMARFVWEDAEDELGAGLPLGRIGRPEDVARAVVWLASDAAEWITGADLLVDGGTRVRAAHGAGHAPHDRLRARAPDGGR
- a CDS encoding inositol oxygenase family protein; the encoded protein is MELRSVEELMDLLHAGRGTRHAADGGGGPVDVHDHALQTAALLRRSHPADKELQVAGLVHGIGRLLRPGDATAHAQLPPHLVGPLLGHRVSRLGRLHSAGRQDPYDADDALSLRQACDAGRAAGLHAGVLEDWRTVVELVAAQNSRLGAVD